The Neovison vison isolate M4711 chromosome 5, ASM_NN_V1, whole genome shotgun sequence genome includes a region encoding these proteins:
- the TBX2 gene encoding T-box transcription factor TBX2 yields MREPALAASAMAYHPFHAPRPADFPMSAFLAAAQPSFFPALALPPGALAKPLPDPGLAGAAAAAAAAAAAAEAGLHVSALGPHPPAAHLRSLKSLEPEDEVEDDPKVTLEAKELWDQFHKLGTEMVITKSGRRMFPPFKVRVSGLDKKAKYILLMDIVAADDCRYKFHNSRWMVAGKADPEMPKRMYIHPDSPATGEQWMAKPVAFHKLKLTNNISDKHGFTILNSMHKYQPRFHIVRANDILKLPYSTFRTYVFPETDFIAVTAYQNDKITQLKIDNNPFAKGFRDTGNGRREKRKQLTLPSLRLYEEHCKPERDGAESDASSCDPAPAREQPPSPGSAPSPLRLHRTRAEEKSCAADSDPEPERLSEERAGPALGRSPALDSGSPPRLTEPERTRERRSPERGKEPAESGGDGPFGLRSLEKERAEARRKDDGRKEAGECKEPGLAPLVVQTDSASPLGAGHLPGLAFSGHLHGQQFFGPLGAGQPLFLHPGQFAMGPGAFSAMGMGHLLASVAGGGGSGGGGGPGTATGLDASGLGPAASAANTAAPFPFHLSQHMLASQGIPMPTFGGLFPYPYTYMAAAAAAASALPATSAAAAAAAAAGSLSRSHFLGSARPRLRFSPYQIPVTIPPSASLLTTGLAAEGSKAAGGNSREPSPLPELALRKVGAPSRGALSPSGSAKEAASELQSIQRLVSGLESQRALSPGRESPK; encoded by the exons ATGAGAGAGCCGGCGCTGGCGGCCAGCGCCATGGCTTACCACCCGTTCCACGCGCCACGGCCGGCCGATTTCCCCATGTCCGCCTTCCTGGCGGCGGCGCAGCCCTCCTTCTTCCCGGCGCTCGCACTGCCGCCCGGCGCGCTGGCCAAGCCGCTGCCCGACCCGGGCCTGGCgggggcggcggccgcggcggccgcggcggcggcggcggccgaggcGGGGCTGCACGTCTCGGCACTCGGCCCGCACCCGCCCGCCGCGCATCTGCGCTCGCTTAAGAGCCTGGAGCCCGAGGACGAGGTGGAGGACGACCCCAAGGTGACGCTGGAGGCCAAGGAGCTGTGGGACCAGTTCCACAAGCTGGGCACCGAGATGGTCATCACCAAGTCCGGGAG GCGGATGTTTCCTCCCTTCAAGGTGCGAGTCAGCGGCCTGGACAAGAAGGCCAAGTACATCCTGCTGATGGACATTGTGGCCGCTGATGATTGCCGGTATAAGTTCCATAACTCACGCTGGATGGTGGCGGGCAAGGCCGACCCAGAGATGCCCAAACGCATGTACATCCACCCGGACAGCCCGGCTACGGGAGAGCAGTGGATGGCCAAGCCTGTGGCCTTTCACAAGCTGAAACTGACCAACAACATCTCCGACAAGCATGGCTTC ACGATCCTGAACTCCATGCACAAGTACCAACCGCGCTTCCACATCGTGAGAGCGAACGACATCCTGAAGCTGCCCTACAGCACCTTCCGCACCTACGTGTTCCCCGAGACCGACTTCATCGCGGTCACTGCCTACCAGAACGACAAG ATCACGCAGCTGAAGATCGACAACAACCCGTTCGCCAAGGGCTTCCGCGACACCGGGAATGGGCGGCGGGAGAAAAG GAAGCAGCTGACGCTGCCATCCCTGCGCCTGTACGAGGAACACTGCAAGCCCGAGCGCGACGGCGCGGAGTCGGACGCCTCGTCTTGCGACCCCGCCCCCGCGCGGGAACAGCCACCCTCCCCGGGGTCAGCGCCCAGCCCCCTGCGCCTGCATCGGACCCGAG CCGAGGAGAAGTCGTGTGCCGCGGACAGCGACCCAGAGCCGGAGAGGCTGAGCGAGGAGCGCGCGGGGCCAGCGCTAGGCCGCAGCCCGGCCCTGGACAGCGGCAGCCCCCCTCGCTTGACCGAACCTGAGCGCACCCGGGAGCGGCGCAGCCCCGAGAGGGGCAAGGAGCCGGCCGAGAGCGGCGGGGACGGCCCGTTTGGCCTGCGGAGCCTGGAGAAGGAGCGCGCCGAAGCGAGGCGGAAGGACGACGGGCGCAAGGAAGCGGGCGAGTGCAAGGAGCCGGGCCTGGCGCCGCTGGTGGTGCAGACGGACAGTGCGTCCCCCCTGGGCGCCGGACACCTGCCGGGCCTGGCTTTTTCTGGCCATCTGCACGGGCAGCAGTTCTTCGGGCCGCTGGGGGCCGGCCAGCCGCTCTTCTTGCACCCGGGACAGTTCGCCATGGGCCCCGGAGCCTTCTCCGCCATGGGCATGGGTCACCTGCTGGCCTCGGtggcgggcggcggcggcagtGGTGGAGGAGGCGGGCCAGGGACCGCCACTGGGCTGGACGCAAGCGGGCTGGGTCCCGCGGCCAGCGCGGCAAACACCGCCGCGCCCTTCCCTTTCCACCTCTCCCAGCACATGCTGGCATCTCAG gGAATCCCAATGCCCACTTTCGGAGGCCTCTTCCCCTACCCCTACACGTACATGGCAGCTGCTGCGGCCGCGGCCTCTGCTTTGCCCGCCACCAGTGCTGCGGCCGCAGCTGCCGCCGCCGCAGGCTCCCTGTCCCGGAGCCACTTTCTGGGCAGTGCCCGGCCCCGCCTGCGTTTCAGCCCCTACCAGATCCCGGTAACTATCCCGCCTAGCGCCAGCCTCCTCACCACTGGGCTGGCGGCGGAGGGCTCCAAGGCTGCAGGCGGCAACAGCCGGGAGCCCAGCCCCCTGCCGGAGCTAGCTCTCCGCAAGGTTGGGGCCCCTTCTCGGGGTGCCCTGTCACCCAGTGGCTCAGCCAAAGAGGCGGCCAGTGAACTGCAGAGCATCCAGAGACTGGTGAGTGGGCTGGAGAGCCAGCGAGCCCTCTCCCCCGGCAGGGAGTCGCCCAAGTGA